A genomic region of Pelodiscus sinensis isolate JC-2024 chromosome 1, ASM4963464v1, whole genome shotgun sequence contains the following coding sequences:
- the LOC142818949 gene encoding olfactory receptor 52R1-like, with amino-acid sequence MSESNKTNFANPSMFILLGIPGLEAAHGWISIPFCTMYVIAILGNFTILFIVKMEPSLHEPMYYFLCMLAITDLILSTSTMPKTLSIFWFNSREIDFGSCLIQMFFIVSFSAMESGIIVAMALDRYVAICHPLRHSSILTNSVVARIGLAVVLRSCIFSLPTPFLVRQLPYCRTNVVSHSFCEMMAVVKLACADTSLSNYYGLIIALLVAATDVFSITVSYTQIVRAIFSLPTKDARLKTFGTCSSHLCVTSAFYIPVLFTIFTHRFGHHVPLYFHILIANVHLLVPPVLNPIIYGVRTKQIQARLLRLITQTE; translated from the coding sequence ATGTCAGAGTCCAACAAAACCAACTTTGCCAACCCCTCCAtgttcatcctgctgggcattcctggcctggaggcagcccatggctggatctccatccccttctgcaccatgtatgtcatagccatcttggggaacttcaccatcctgttcattgtgaagatggagccgagcctccatgagcccatgtactatttcctctgcatgctggccatcaccgACCTGATCCTGTCCACGTCCACCAtgcccaaaacactgagcatcttctggttcaattccagggagatcgattttgGTTCGTGCCTCATCCAGATGTTCTTCATAGTTAGCTTTTCGGCGATGGAGTCTGGGATCATTGTGGCCATGGccttggatcgctacgtggccatttgccatcccctgagacattcctcCATCTTGACAAATTCTGTGGTTGCCAGGATAggcctggccgtggtgctgcgcAGCTGCATCTTCTCACTGCCCACTCCCTTCCTGGTGAGACAGTTGCCATATTGCCGCACCAACGTTGTTTCCCACTCGTTCTGTGAGATGATGGCCGTGGTGAAACTGGCCTGTGCTGACACAAGCCTCAGTAATTACTACGGCCTCATTATAGCACTCCTGGTGGCTGCTACGGATGTGTTTTCCATCACTGTATCGTATACCCAGATcgtcagggccatcttcagcctccccaccaaggatgcccggctcaagacctttgggacctgcagctcccacctctgtgtcACTTCAGCCTTTTACATCCCAGTTCTTTTCACCATATTCACACACCGGTTTGGCCACCATGTGCCCCTGTATTTCCATATCCTCATTGCCAATGTGCACCTGCTGGTGCCCCCcgtgctgaaccccatcatctatggggtgagaaCCAAACAGATCCAGGCCAGGCTGCTGCGGCTCATAACTCAGACGGAGTGA